From the genome of Candidatus Schekmanbacteria bacterium RIFCSPLOWO2_02_FULL_38_14, one region includes:
- a CDS encoding RNA pseudouridine synthase, with product MKKFSFSILKTDSGKRLDVFLHEKMSGYSRSFIQKLIKDGAVLVNFKPAKMSHRISASESITVSVPEPKSATPKPEDIPLKIVYEDSSMLVIDKPAGMVVHPAAGNYSGTLVNAILYHCKDLSGIGGEMRPGIVHRLDKETSGLMVVAKSDKAHISLSKQLQKRTLTREYIAIVRKLLPMESGEISKPLGRSERDRKKISVQTKRGREAVTQFQVLERFKNHTFVKVKLKTGRTHQIRVHFQSLGFPVLGDKVYGGVLTQEEKNIGIEISRQALHSQYIKFIHPETGKVMEFKSNLPEDIEEVLRILRGL from the coding sequence TTGAAAAAGTTTTCATTTTCAATTTTAAAGACGGATTCTGGAAAGAGGCTTGATGTTTTTCTTCATGAAAAGATGTCTGGGTATTCACGCTCTTTTATCCAGAAATTGATTAAGGATGGTGCTGTTCTTGTCAATTTCAAACCCGCAAAGATGAGTCATAGAATTTCAGCATCGGAGAGTATTACAGTATCAGTTCCTGAACCCAAATCTGCCACTCCAAAACCTGAAGATATTCCATTAAAAATAGTTTATGAAGACTCCTCTATGCTGGTGATTGATAAACCTGCTGGAATGGTCGTGCATCCTGCAGCAGGAAATTATTCCGGTACGCTTGTTAATGCAATTCTATATCACTGTAAAGACCTTTCCGGGATTGGAGGAGAAATGAGACCCGGCATAGTTCATAGGCTTGACAAGGAAACATCAGGGCTGATGGTAGTGGCAAAAAGCGATAAGGCTCATATTTCTTTAAGCAAACAGCTCCAGAAAAGAACTCTTACAAGAGAGTATATTGCAATTGTAAGGAAGTTGTTGCCAATGGAATCAGGAGAGATTTCAAAACCACTTGGACGGAGTGAAAGAGACCGGAAAAAAATTTCAGTGCAGACAAAAAGGGGGAGGGAAGCTGTTACACAGTTCCAAGTTCTTGAACGCTTCAAGAACCATACGTTTGTTAAGGTGAAACTGAAGACAGGAAGAACACACCAGATTAGGGTTCATTTCCAATCTCTTGGATTCCCTGTGCTCGGAGATAAGGTTTATGGAGGGGTTTTAACACAGGAAGAAAAAAATATCGGGATAGAGATTTCAAGACAGGCTCTTCATTCGCAATATATAAAATTCATTCACCCTGAGACAGGGAAGGTGATGGAGTTTAAGAGTAATCTGCCTGAGGATATTGAAGAGGTTTTAAGGATTTTAAGAGGGTTGTGA
- a CDS encoding alcohol dehydrogenase, producing the protein MLGLIFDKKLIFKNNIPLPVPAKDEALIKVLISGICNTDLEIVKGYMGFRGILGHEFVGIVEQCKDKRWIGKRVVGEINIGCNRCSYCKTGLRNHCPDRKVLGILNKDGAFAEYLTLPLKNLHIIPSSISDKEAVFIEPLAACFEVLEQVRIGTSDKVVVLGDGKLGLLMAQVIKTTGCISYLIGKHEEKLSVARSFGIETVLLNEILDGKKLKAGEVAIVVDCTSSHEGLSLAINLTKPKGKIILKSTYASNMPLNLSPVVINEISIIGSRCGPFKKAIDALKRKKIIISPLIYKTFPLKDGLKALEAAGKNSVLKVLLRL; encoded by the coding sequence ATGCTCGGCTTAATTTTTGATAAAAAATTAATTTTTAAAAATAATATCCCCCTTCCTGTTCCTGCTAAAGATGAAGCTTTAATTAAAGTTCTCATTTCCGGCATCTGCAACACCGACCTTGAAATAGTAAAAGGCTATATGGGTTTCAGAGGAATTTTAGGACACGAATTTGTAGGGATTGTTGAGCAATGCAAAGATAAAAGATGGATTGGTAAAAGAGTTGTTGGTGAAATTAATATCGGTTGTAATAGATGTAGTTATTGCAAAACAGGGTTAAGGAATCATTGTCCTGACAGAAAAGTATTGGGGATTCTAAATAAAGATGGAGCGTTTGCAGAATATTTAACCCTTCCGCTTAAAAACCTCCATATTATACCTTCAAGCATTTCTGACAAAGAAGCAGTTTTTATAGAACCCCTTGCAGCCTGCTTTGAGGTTTTAGAGCAGGTAAGGATTGGAACTTCGGACAAAGTAGTAGTCTTAGGAGATGGGAAACTCGGACTCTTAATGGCTCAGGTCATTAAGACTACAGGATGCATCTCCTATCTGATTGGCAAACATGAAGAGAAACTATCAGTTGCCAGAAGTTTTGGGATTGAAACGGTTCTATTGAATGAGATTTTAGATGGTAAAAAATTAAAGGCTGGTGAGGTTGCTATTGTCGTAGATTGCACAAGCTCCCATGAAGGTCTGAGTTTAGCAATAAATCTAACCAAGCCAAAGGGAAAGATTATTTTAAAAAGCACTTACGCCTCAAATATGCCTCTTAATTTATCTCCTGTTGTAATAAACGAAATTTCAATCATCGGCTCACGCTGCGGACCTTTTAAAAAAGCAATAGACGCTTTAAAAAGAAAGAAGATAATAATTTCGCCGCTAATTTACAAAACTTTCCCTCTCAAAGATGGATTAAAAGCACTTGAAGCTGCAGGAAAAAACAGTGTACTGAAAGTCTTGCTAAGACTATGA
- a CDS encoding bifunctional hydroxymethylpyrimidine kinase/phosphomethylpyrimidine kinase: MKKILTIAGSDSGGGAGIQADLKTITSLGGYGMSVITAITAQNSRGISGIEPVSSELIKKQITCIFEDFGADAVKTGMLFNSEITGIVAKMLKKYKVKNLVVDPVMVAKSGDFLLHKKAVVALKKELIPVAFLITPNLYEASELTGKKVNTISDMKLAARKIHKAGAKNVLIKGGHLKGDATDILYDGKNFHQFRKKRINTRHTHGAGCTLSAAIATFLAEGYDLCSSVEKGKDYLTEAIKSAVSVGKGINPVDHFAPVINRHKKSEVLNELNKALETLKKENIWKLIPEVSSNIGYCSACAKSLDDVAAIPGRIIRLGKNILTLASPEFGASSHVGKIVLTINRFDENFRCAMNIKFSDQILKVCKSLGFDIAEFSRKREPGKIKAREGSSLAWGVREVLERKRKIPDIIFDRGDIGKEAMIRVIGKNPSDIAGKVVRINRRLE; the protein is encoded by the coding sequence ATGAAAAAAATTTTAACCATAGCAGGCTCTGACTCAGGGGGAGGGGCAGGAATTCAGGCAGACTTGAAAACCATAACCTCTCTTGGCGGATACGGAATGAGTGTGATAACAGCCATTACTGCACAGAACAGCAGAGGTATAAGCGGAATAGAACCTGTTTCATCTGAATTGATAAAAAAACAGATTACTTGCATCTTTGAAGATTTTGGCGCAGATGCAGTTAAGACAGGAATGCTATTTAACAGCGAGATTACCGGAATCGTTGCAAAAATGTTAAAAAAGTACAAAGTAAAAAATCTTGTAGTTGACCCTGTAATGGTTGCAAAAAGCGGGGACTTCCTTTTACATAAAAAAGCAGTAGTAGCTTTAAAAAAAGAGCTGATTCCTGTTGCATTTCTCATAACTCCAAATCTCTATGAAGCCTCAGAGTTAACAGGAAAAAAAGTCAACACAATTTCAGATATGAAACTGGCAGCAAGGAAAATACATAAAGCCGGTGCAAAAAATGTTCTCATCAAGGGAGGACATTTAAAGGGTGATGCAACTGATATTTTATATGATGGTAAAAATTTTCATCAATTCAGAAAAAAAAGAATAAATACACGCCATACACACGGAGCAGGATGCACCCTTTCTGCTGCAATTGCAACATTCCTCGCAGAGGGGTATGACCTCTGCAGCTCAGTTGAAAAAGGGAAGGATTATCTTACTGAGGCTATAAAATCTGCTGTTTCTGTTGGTAAGGGAATCAATCCGGTAGACCATTTTGCTCCGGTAATTAATCGTCATAAGAAATCTGAGGTTTTAAATGAGTTAAATAAAGCCTTAGAAACTTTAAAAAAAGAAAACATCTGGAAACTCATACCTGAAGTCAGCTCAAACATCGGGTACTGTTCCGCTTGTGCAAAAAGCCTTGATGATGTAGCTGCAATCCCGGGAAGGATTATAAGGCTTGGTAAAAATATATTAACATTAGCAAGCCCTGAGTTTGGAGCTTCTTCCCATGTTGGCAAAATAGTTTTGACTATTAACAGGTTTGATGAGAATTTCAGATGCGCAATGAACATTAAATTTTCAGACCAGATACTGAAAGTATGCAAATCACTCGGGTTTGACATTGCAGAGTTTTCAAGAAAGAGAGAACCCGGAAAAATCAAGGCAAGGGAAGGTTCAAGCCTTGCGTGGGGAGTCAGAGAGGTTTTAGAAAGAAAAAGAAAAATACCTGACATAATTTTTGACAGAGGAGATATCGGGAAGGAAGCAATGATACGGGTTATTGGGAAAAATCCGTCTGATATTGCAGGCAAAGTTGTCAGGATAAACAGGAGGCTGGAATAG
- a CDS encoding galactose-1-phosphate uridylyltransferase has product MPEIRQNIITRDWVIIATERAKRPEEFAKREKVKKELSEYRNDCPFCPGNEDKTPPEIYRIEKEKQWQVRVFHNKFAALSNEGIVERKWEKMKRVISGVGIHEVVVETPKHNLSPALLTEEQIKNILRTYKERYNIIYHDKRIKLVTIFKNHGEGAGTSLEHPHSQIIGTPVTPKDIRYRVEEAMRYYDDTGECIFCRVLRDELNSGERIVLENKNFVAFIPYAALSPFHIWIFPKNHSSCFGLIPMEEIDDMAEILKGILCKLYYCLDNPDYNYVIRSYSKVGPSLEYYHWYISVIPRVTKLAGFELGSGMYINTTLPEQSARFLRETPYQP; this is encoded by the coding sequence ATGCCTGAAATACGACAGAACATCATAACAAGAGACTGGGTCATAATTGCAACTGAAAGAGCAAAAAGACCTGAGGAGTTTGCAAAAAGGGAAAAAGTAAAAAAAGAACTCTCTGAATACCGAAACGATTGCCCGTTCTGTCCCGGCAATGAGGACAAAACTCCTCCTGAAATCTACAGGATTGAAAAGGAAAAACAATGGCAGGTTAGAGTCTTCCATAATAAGTTTGCAGCCCTTTCCAATGAAGGAATTGTTGAAAGAAAATGGGAAAAAATGAAAAGAGTTATTTCAGGCGTTGGAATCCACGAAGTTGTTGTTGAAACTCCAAAGCATAATCTCTCTCCTGCCCTGCTTACTGAAGAACAGATAAAAAATATACTCAGAACCTACAAAGAGAGATATAATATTATTTACCATGATAAGAGAATCAAGCTTGTCACAATTTTTAAAAACCATGGTGAGGGTGCAGGCACTTCACTTGAACATCCCCATTCCCAGATAATTGGCACCCCTGTTACTCCAAAAGATATCCGCTACAGGGTTGAAGAAGCAATGAGATATTATGATGACACAGGAGAATGTATTTTCTGCAGGGTGTTAAGAGATGAGCTTAATAGCGGTGAAAGAATCGTACTTGAAAACAAAAACTTTGTTGCTTTTATTCCCTACGCTGCCCTCTCACCCTTTCATATCTGGATATTCCCCAAGAACCATTCCTCTTGCTTTGGGCTTATACCAATGGAAGAAATTGATGATATGGCAGAAATTCTTAAAGGAATACTATGCAAACTCTATTACTGTCTTGATAACCCTGATTACAATTATGTTATCCGCTCTTACTCAAAAGTCGGTCCTTCGCTTGAATACTACCACTGGTACATAAGCGTAATACCAAGAGTGACAAAATTAGCAGGCTTTGAACTCGGCTCCGGCATGTATATCAACACAACCCTTCCTGAACAAAGCGCAAGGTTTTTACGTGAAACTCCCTACCAACCATAA
- a CDS encoding thiamine biosynthesis protein ThiS, whose protein sequence is MKIIINGKQEKAKEGITIKEFFGNLGLDSTRVAVELNKEIVRKSEYSETILKDGDTLEIVSFVGGG, encoded by the coding sequence ATGAAAATTATAATAAACGGCAAGCAAGAGAAAGCAAAGGAAGGAATAACAATAAAAGAATTTTTTGGAAATCTCGGACTTGACTCTACCAGAGTTGCTGTTGAGCTTAATAAAGAAATAGTCAGAAAGAGTGAATATTCAGAAACTATCTTGAAAGATGGTGATACGCTGGAGATTGTCAGCTTTGTTGGCGGAGGATGA
- a CDS encoding thiamine-phosphate diphosphorylase — MKKELADKFRIYFVTDRKIAKQPFLKVIKEALKGGVKAIQLREKDLSSKEMYELAKKIRKITQENNALLIINDRIDIALATGADGVHLGWQSMPLREARRVLGGKKLIGVSTHSLKDALFAQKNSADFITFGNIYPAPSKQGVTGFKGPEAIKEIRKKIKIPLIAIGGIKEENIKDVILNGADGVAVISAIMGAEKPYEAAKGLVCKLESLNVENQDLKLKSKNL; from the coding sequence ATGAAAAAAGAGTTAGCTGATAAGTTTCGTATTTACTTTGTAACAGATAGAAAAATCGCAAAACAACCTTTTCTTAAGGTCATCAAAGAAGCTTTAAAAGGAGGAGTTAAGGCTATTCAGCTAAGAGAAAAAGACTTATCATCAAAAGAAATGTATGAACTTGCAAAAAAGATAAGAAAGATTACACAGGAGAATAATGCGTTGTTAATAATCAATGACAGGATAGACATAGCCCTTGCAACAGGTGCCGACGGAGTTCATCTTGGCTGGCAATCAATGCCTCTAAGAGAGGCAAGAAGAGTCTTGGGGGGAAAAAAGCTGATTGGTGTTTCAACACATTCTTTGAAGGATGCTCTTTTTGCACAGAAAAACAGTGCAGATTTTATTACTTTTGGAAATATCTACCCTGCTCCGTCAAAGCAAGGCGTGACTGGTTTTAAGGGTCCTGAAGCAATAAAAGAAATCAGAAAAAAAATCAAAATCCCGCTGATTGCAATAGGCGGAATCAAGGAAGAAAATATAAAGGATGTAATTTTAAATGGTGCTGATGGTGTAGCAGTAATTTCTGCCATAATGGGAGCAGAGAAGCCCTATGAAGCAGCAAAAGGGCTTGTTTGCAAGTTGGAAAGTTTGAATGTTGAAAATCAAGACTTAAAACTTAAATCTAAAAACTTATGA
- a CDS encoding thiazole synthase has product MENDYLKIAGRKFKSRLLIGTGKYASFEETREALEKSGAEIVTVAVRRVNISEKSKESLLDYIDRKKYTILPNTAGCYNVEDAVRTARLGREAGLSDMVKLEVIGDEKTLFPDNEGLLQATKILVKEGFIVLPYTNDDPIFAKKLEDAGASAVMPLGAPIGSGLGIRNPYNIRIILEQAKVPVIVDAGVGTASDAAIAMELGCDGVLMNTGVAGAKKPLLMAEAMKHAVLAGRMAYLAGRIPKKLYASASSPLTGMIE; this is encoded by the coding sequence ATGGAAAATGATTATTTAAAAATAGCAGGGAGAAAATTCAAATCCCGTTTGCTTATTGGCACAGGCAAATATGCATCTTTTGAAGAAACCAGAGAAGCCTTGGAAAAATCAGGAGCGGAAATAGTTACTGTTGCTGTCAGAAGAGTAAACATCAGTGAGAAGTCAAAGGAATCCCTCTTAGACTATATAGACAGGAAAAAATATACCATCCTTCCAAACACTGCCGGATGCTACAATGTTGAAGACGCAGTAAGGACTGCAAGGCTTGGAAGGGAAGCAGGGCTTTCTGATATGGTTAAGCTTGAAGTTATAGGTGATGAAAAAACTCTTTTCCCTGACAATGAAGGACTTCTTCAGGCAACAAAAATTCTTGTAAAAGAAGGGTTCATTGTTCTTCCATACACAAATGATGACCCAATATTTGCAAAAAAACTTGAGGATGCCGGTGCAAGCGCAGTTATGCCCCTTGGAGCTCCAATAGGTTCAGGACTTGGAATAAGAAATCCTTATAACATAAGGATTATACTTGAGCAGGCAAAAGTCCCTGTCATTGTTGATGCAGGGGTTGGAACTGCTTCAGACGCAGCAATTGCAATGGAGCTTGGATGTGATGGAGTCCTGATGAACACAGGAGTTGCAGGAGCAAAAAAGCCGTTGCTGATGGCAGAAGCAATGAAGCACGCAGTTCTTGCAGGAAGAATGGCATATCTTGCAGGAAGAATTCCAAAAAAACTTTATGCCTCAGCATCAAGCCCTTTGACAGGGATGATTGAGTAA